In Rhizophagus irregularis chromosome 26, complete sequence, one genomic interval encodes:
- a CDS encoding uncharacterized protein (SECRETED:cutsite_SKA-DE; SECRETED:prob_0.9459); SECRETED:SignalP(1-25) codes for MMNFKPSSLFFFFLVCLIIITTSKADELFKVKIISPTDGQTVNKGESLQIKYETTSLESDEICSLHVILLSPEKYQLYQIVADQSVDGKPHEVTVPWESLASYSSYSSFYIRFYENYKPTVNLSNVLAKI; via the exons ATGATGAATTTTAAACCATCGTCATTATTCTTCTTCTTCCTTGTTTGTCTTATTATCATCACTACTTCAAAAGCAGATGAACTATTTAAagtcaaaataatatcaccaACAGACGGTCAAACTGTTAACAAAGGAGAATCACTTCAGATTAAATATGAAACTACTAGCCTAGAAAGTGATGAAATTTGTTCGCTCCATGTTATTTTGCTCAGTCCAGAAAAGTATCAACTTTACCAAATCGTAGCCGATCAAAGTGTCGATGGCAAACCACACGAAGTTACTGTTCCTTGGGAAAGTTTGGCATCTTATTCATCTTATTCATCTTTTTATATTC gattCTATGAGAATTATAAA cCAACAGTGAATCTGTCCAACGTGTTAGCaaagatataa
- a CDS encoding uncharacterized protein (SECRETED:cutsite_SKA-DE; SECRETED:prob_0.9459); SECRETED:SignalP(1-25): MMNFKPSSLFFFFLVCLIIITTSKADELFKVKIISPTDGQTVNKGESLQIKYETTSLESDEICSLHVILLSPEKYQLYQIVADQSVDGKPHEVTVPWESLASYSSYSSFYIRFYENYKAANSESVQRVSKDIKFVIS; encoded by the exons ATGATGAATTTTAAACCATCGTCATTATTCTTCTTCTTCCTTGTTTGTCTTATTATCATCACTACTTCAAAAGCAGATGAACTATTTAAagtcaaaataatatcaccaACAGACGGTCAAACTGTTAACAAAGGAGAATCACTTCAGATTAAATATGAAACTACTAGCCTAGAAAGTGATGAAATTTGTTCGCTCCATGTTATTTTGCTCAGTCCAGAAAAGTATCAACTTTACCAAATCGTAGCCGATCAAAGTGTCGATGGCAAACCACACGAAGTTACTGTTCCTTGGGAAAGTTTGGCATCTTATTCATCTTATTCATCTTTTTATATTC gattCTATGAGAATTATAAAGCag cCAACAGTGAATCTGTCCAACGTGTTAGCaaagatataaaatttgtaatttcttaa